Within Solirubrobacterales bacterium, the genomic segment CGGCACGGCAGGCCGGAGGGACGCGACCGAGGCCGCCCTGGCCGGGTCTGCCTCGTCCCTGCGGGTGGCAAGTTGATCGCCACGGTTCGCGGCGAGGTCCTGGTCCGGCGTTCCGATTACGTCGTGATCGAGGCAGCCGGTGTCGGCTACCGGCTTGCGGTCAGCTCCGAGACGCTGCGCAGCGTTCCGGCGGCCGGACAGGAGATTTTCCTTCACGCGGAAACGATCAGCCGTGACGACAGCCTTCTCCTCTACGGATTCGCCTCCGAGGAGGAGCGGGACCTCTTCAACATGCTGATCGGGGTCAGCGGGATCGGTCCGAAGGTGGCGGTCGCCGCGCTCTCGGGCGGGCCGCACCGTGAGCTGGTCAGGGCGATCATTGCCGGTGACGCGAAGCGCTTTCAGGCTGTTCCGGGTATCGGAAAGCGGACGGCCGAGCGGATCATCCTCGAGCTGAAAGACAAGGTGACCAGCGACGCCGAGGAGGCGGGGGAGACCGTCGTTCCGGCCGCTTCCGACGCGCGGTCGCTGGCCAGGGACGGTCTGATCAATCTCGGCTACGCGCCACTCGAGGCGGAGCAGCTTCTCGACGGTGTCGGGACGGGAGATGATCCGCAGGAGCTGATCGGTGCTGCGCTGAAGCGTGCCGCGGCTTCCGGCCGGGGCGAGTGAGAACCTTGACACATGAGTGACCTGCCTGATTTCGGTGGAAAGCGGATCGACCTCGGGGTCGAGGCGGACCTGCCCGAAGGCGCCGAGCCGCGGGTCCATGATGCGCGGGCCGACCAGCCCGACCGTGAACTCGACCTGTCGCTCAGGCCGAAAGGCCTCGAAGACTTCGTAAACCAGAAGCAGGTCACCGATCAGCTGGCCGTTTTCATAGAGGCGGCGCGCCGCCGTGGCGAGCCGCTTGACCACGTCCTTCTGGCCGGCCCGCCGGGGCTGGGCAAGACCTCTCTGGCCAATATCGTCGCCGCCGAGATGGGGGTTCCGCTGGTTCAGACCGCGGGGCCGGCGCTGGAGAGGAAAGGCGACGTGGCCGCGTTCCTGACCTCGCTCGAGCCTGGCAGCGTCTTTTTCATCGACGAGATCCACCGTCTCGGTCGGGCGGTGGAGGAGACTCTCTACCCGGCGATGGAGGATGGTGAGCTGCCGGTGGTCCTCGGTCAGGGCGCGGGAGCACAAACGGTCACCCTGCCGCTGCCTCCGTTCACCCTGATCGGCGCGACCACCCGCAGCGGGTTGCTGACCACGCCGCTTCGTGACCGGTTCGGAGTCTCCCACCGCCTTGAGTACTACGACCCGGCGGACCTGGCAAAGATCGTGACCCGGTCGGCCGGGATCCTCGAGGTCGAGATCGATGCCGCCGGCGCTCTGGCAATCGCCGAACGCTCCCGCGGTACCCCCCGGGTGGCGAACCGGCTGCTCAAGCGGGTTCGGGATTTCGCCGAGGTGAAGGGCAAGGGCGCGGTCGATGCGGGGATGGCGGCGACGGCTCTGGAGTTACTCGAGGTCGATCGGGTCGGACTCGACCGATCCGATCGCGCCCTGCTGGAACTGATCGCCACGCGATTCGGCGGTGGACCGGTCGGACTTTCCACGATCTCGGTTGCGATCGGGGAGGAGCGGGACACGATCGAGGACGTGCTCGAGCCGTATCTCCTCCAGCTCGGAATGATCAAGCGGACCCCGCGGGGCCGGGTGCTCACTCCGGCTGCATTCGAGCACCTCGGCCTGCCGGTGCCAAGCGGACATCAGCAGCTCTTCTGAACTGTCTCGTGGTCGATGTCGTAGACCCGGCTACTCGACTGCGCCAGGCGGATCGGTCACCGGCGCAGCCAGCTCACGGTTTCTCAGATGCATGAAGCGGGCGAAGAGCCCGGCGGTGATGAACATGAAGAGGCTGTAGACCGCGGCCGGGATCATCAGGGCATCGGCATTCAGCATTCCGGCCACGGCGATGGCGACCGTTGCATTGTGCACACCCAGTTCCAGCGCTACCGCGGTGGACTGCCGACCGCTCAGCCTGGCGACCCGTGACAGGGAGAAACTGACTGTCATCGCCAGCAGATTGAG encodes:
- the ruvA gene encoding Holliday junction branch migration protein RuvA: MIATVRGEVLVRRSDYVVIEAAGVGYRLAVSSETLRSVPAAGQEIFLHAETISRDDSLLLYGFASEEERDLFNMLIGVSGIGPKVAVAALSGGPHRELVRAIIAGDAKRFQAVPGIGKRTAERIILELKDKVTSDAEEAGETVVPAASDARSLARDGLINLGYAPLEAEQLLDGVGTGDDPQELIGAALKRAAASGRGE
- the ruvB gene encoding Holliday junction branch migration DNA helicase RuvB, translating into MSDLPDFGGKRIDLGVEADLPEGAEPRVHDARADQPDRELDLSLRPKGLEDFVNQKQVTDQLAVFIEAARRRGEPLDHVLLAGPPGLGKTSLANIVAAEMGVPLVQTAGPALERKGDVAAFLTSLEPGSVFFIDEIHRLGRAVEETLYPAMEDGELPVVLGQGAGAQTVTLPLPPFTLIGATTRSGLLTTPLRDRFGVSHRLEYYDPADLAKIVTRSAGILEVEIDAAGALAIAERSRGTPRVANRLLKRVRDFAEVKGKGAVDAGMAATALELLEVDRVGLDRSDRALLELIATRFGGGPVGLSTISVAIGEERDTIEDVLEPYLLQLGMIKRTPRGRVLTPAAFEHLGLPVPSGHQQLF